A segment of the Cotesia glomerata isolate CgM1 linkage group LG2, MPM_Cglom_v2.3, whole genome shotgun sequence genome:
gctcttgatgagtgtgacatcgggatgagcttatatctttaaaaacatcaatattttaaaaagtacagtgcaatttaacaaaaatcattattaaataaagcaaaattttaattttttatagttcacaaatcaagcatttattttaattaaaaatctaaaataacaTACTTTGCTTCTTTTTCATAGTCCTGACAAACGtcaataatttgtaaaatattgtgaTTAGCCGACAATTGTAGCGATCCAACATTAATCTGTGCGTAGTCCTTAAGAAAATCTTCAGCTAAATTTTTAACCTCTTTTGGCCAAGTAGCAGACCACATGAGTGTCTGCCTATCAGGTCtaatttgttcaataatttttcttatttgcgGTTCGAAGCCCATGTCCAACATACGATCAGCCTCATCCAACACTAAATATGTACACCTCTTGAGGTTCGTCCGACTGGACTCGAGAAAATCGAGGAGTCTTCCCGGAGTAGCAATAACAATTTCCACCCCGCTGTCTAAATCTCTTGCTTGGGAACTCTTCGGAGCTCCTCCGTACAAACAAGTATTCCTTATGCCAGACGTGTGACCAAAGTCATCCGCAACCTGTTGGATTTGTTGAGCAAGCTCTCTGGTTGGAGCCAGTACCAGAGCAATCGGTCCATCCTTACGCAGAAGCTTCGGCTGGCTGTTGATATGCACAATAGCCGGTAAAATGTACGACAGAGTTTTCCCGGAGCCAGTCGAGGCTATTCCAACCATGTCACGTCCGCTCAGAGCGATTGGCCATCCTTGTGCTTGGATCGACGTAGGCTCTTTGAAGCCTTGAcgtctaaaataaaaaaaaaaataaatttaattactgttTATTAACCAACCAATTATCTTAATTATTCACCATAGGGTATCATTAGTACTTACTTTATCTCTTTCATAACATAATCCGGAAATCCGGCCTCTTCGAAGCTAAACACTGGATTGGGTATACATTTTCCCCGGAGGGTTATCTCCTTTTCGCTTCTATATTGCTCGATGTAACGCGGGTCGCGGTTCAATACTGTGTCACTAGGCACGTAAAAATCTTTCTTGAATGGCTCTAGACGCCCCAAGTCCCAGCGAGGCTTCCTCAGACTCGCTCCTGGCTGATTGCGACCTCCTCGGTTGCTACCTCGGTCTCTTACTCCGCCACCACCCCATCCTCGTCTGTCACGAGGCGATCTGCTTCTGGAACGACTTCTGGATCTTCTACGTCGATCGCGGTCTCTGCTGCGGCTgtttataaatgattaattgattaataataaatttgactTTATTTGTATCACATAGACAGtgttttacaaaatatttatgacaTTAACGTTAGCAGTCattagagaattttttgattttttttaacaaacaaatttgttccaaaaaataaatttaaaaaaaattgcattttttattttttttaattttgacaggtcaatttttttttctaattttttttttgccataatttattcgttaaaaaaaattctaaaaattattaaatatcttctaaatttatattactaAAGTTatccgacgtttttaattttttttttaataattaaatcaaaacaaaaaaatattttttaaaaattgcacttacagtttttaaagttttttacaaatgaaactttttttttatttttttgtaataattttatcaataaaaaaaaactctaaaaatttttaaaaatcggctaacttaattttcattctaaatttatttttataaatattttctaaatagAAAAACAAGCAGCGctgtttttatatttagcttgtttttatgttgattacatagtgttaaattaattaaattaattctaatttttggCATACATTTCACCATATTTTTGGTACATtgcttttttacaatattctgACATATCCCATACTATTTTCCACAAACATTCCTCCTCACTTTTTTAGACTTATTTCTTTATTACTACTAATTAATCTGTTTCACACATGCATGCGCGctcgattaattaattaattaaaaaatttattattacaattaaaattaattagacaaGATATATGTTTATTAAATGCTGCAGtgtgatttaataaattagcgACAACATTTCACAACTTTAAACATATTTGccgaaaaatttatcaaatattacttaactttgaaaataattgatgaaaaaaaattttttaaatttattaaattttccagagtgaattattttgatgaatttgCGACGCGACGCGAGATAATGTTctgaaaattacaatacagGCATTCGGACGCTAGCTCTGTAGATTCTTTGAACACATTgttgcatttatttatttatttttgcaaaacttACCTCCTATACCGTCCCATTGTATTGCACTTGTGTACTTTATATTAATTTCgttgtaataatttacaaagtaaTGATGGGTTttggagtaaaaaattattaaaaaaaaaaacacgtaTTTTTCAGCGAATTGCAAGGAAACCGAGCGAACGCTCAATGCGCTCGAGTGAAATATGAGTAAAATGGAGTCATTTTTCGCCTGTAGAGTTCGCGCCGACAAAGAAGGCTGTGTTCGGTGAATATAGATGTCCTTCTATGTATATTTAAGCATGTAACCCACAATTTGGCACTAGCGCTTCTTTTTCTCgtgataatataaaaaaaaatatcttgttGTTGGTGTAAAACCACGTTGCACAAAGTGTCAAACCAaccgataataaaaataaagataaacaAAGACAATaatgtgataaataaatactattaatattaatattgctATTAgtgtttgttaattatttaatataatggGGCTGCTGGAGGATACTTTTGTCATTCTTATCACACAGGTAATTCACAAATAAAACTTGTTTTGTAgttccataaattttttaaataattattttttagatttgttTCTTCGCTGGAGGATGggtattttttgttaaaaaattattccgtgaTTATGAAGTTCATCATAGATTGGtacaattgattttttcaacaacaTTTTCACTGTCATGTACAATGTTTGAactgattatttttgaaataatcgGTATTTTAGACTCtaggtaaattatttaattatttataactttattgatattatatttaattattgtaattttattgtccATAGTTCTAGATATTTTCACTGGAATGTTGGACTTTATATGTTACTTTTTATGGTAATTGTTGTAATACCGTTTTACATtgcatttttcattataaGCAACGTCAGATTTGGTAAGAATAacctgaataatttttaattaaatataatgaaaattaatttagcatatatttaataattttaaaaattctatatcAAATAAACTATggcaaaaaataattgatgaaaattaagttggccgacatttaaaatttttagaatttttttttattaaaaatatgattaaaaaaaataaaaaaaaaatttcactcgtaaaaaactttaaaaactgcaagtgcaattttttaaaaatattttttttgttctaatttaatcattaaaaaaaaaaattaaaattgtcggctaactttagtattataaataattgacgtgaaaattttaaaaaataaaaaatgttcctTTAGGGGCAAATTATttcgttaaataaaattaaaaaattattaaatgactgctaactttaatctcatttaaaaattttaataaattaacatacTAATTactgtttaattaaaattacagtaaaaCTAAACTTGATCCGGCCACTGacgatatttatttatctgtgTTATTTGTACCTATTTTGGAAAATCGGCGACCCGTTTCCAATTTTAAACCCAAAGAAAGGACTATTGTCCATAGAACAAGGTGTTAGTCGGATAGGAGTAATAGGAGTTACTGTAATGGCACTTTTATCTGGTTTTGGGGCTGTAAATTATCCGTACTCATCAATGACATATTTTATGAGACCTGTTTCTTATGCTGACGTGCAAGCTATTGAAAAAAGATTGTTACAGACAATGGATATGATTTTAGCgaagaaaaaaagaatagCTTTGGCGAAAAAAAGTGAGGGAATTTCTAAGGCTGAAACGCGCTCACGTTTGTGGGGAATGTGGTCCCCTTTGACGAGTATGAAGGAATATACAGAGAGTAAGAACGTAGATTAGCTACTGAGCTTCACAgaacatatatttatttttattttttttctagatgTTAAAAAACTCGAGCAAGAAGTCTCAGGACTGGAAGAATTATCACGACAATTGTTCCTAGAAGCACATGACATACAAAATGCTCGTGGGCGATTAGAATGGGCAGCTACTTGgcaaggaaaatattttaattttcttggttattttttttcagtctacTGCATgtggaaaatatttattgtgagtttaaaattatttaatttgagttttaaagtacaaaaataattaattgataatttttttacagtcgacgattaatataatatttgaCAGAGTGGGAAAAAAAGATCCAGTGACTCGCGGAATTGAAATTGCTGTCCATTGGATAGGTTTTGATATCGACGTAACTTTTTGGTCACAACACATATCTTTTTATCTTGTTGGCTGTATCGTTGTGACGTCCATACGTGGATTATTACTCACACTCACAAaggtatcaaataaattaatttaattttttttttatttatttattgactcttttttttcttccagtTTTTCTACGCCATATCTAGCAGCAAATCTTCCAATATTATTGTGTTAATACTCGCCCAAATAAtggtaaattaattcaattttatttcttatattataatagtaataataataaatctgttttaaaaataaacatttaaaattacaggGAATGTACTTTGTATCATCGGTACTTTTAATGAGAATGAACATGCCTGCTGAATACAGAATAATAGTAACACAAGTTTTAGGAGATttgcaatttaatttttatcaccgTTGGTTTGAcgtaatatttttagtatctGCTTTGTcatcaattgtatttttatatctcGCTCATAAACAGGCTCCGAGTGAACGTAtgttgtaatttaaaaaagaaataattattttatatatttaataaatcgtttttatacttataattaattacattatccatgtttttaaagtattcacagtgtaaaaaaattaaaaattattatagaacgacgaaaaatttctttttatatagaaatatttatactatCTTTCAAATCTAAAGTGGTATTTAAAGTTTTCTTTTTATGATTACATtatctaaaatattattaactacATGTGCAATATTGCCGCTAGTagtgaatttaaatattcaactgTTTGTATTGATTTAGCACAGTTTAACGTATTAATTCAATTGACCACTCTTCACCCATATTCACACCGGGTTTACGTATTattaaaacattattattgGAGTTGTAATTCAATTCCAAGCTACCATTTATTGTacctgaaacaaaaaaaaatttttattaatatcccATAAAATAAAGcgtaaaaaaatggtaaatatttaaaagtggggtcaaccattttaattttcattttttttaacgaaatttttatttgatgtattttttttttaaatacataaaaaaaaatgaccaattaaaaaaaaattaactatcacaattttaacaaattttcaaaaaaatttataaattttttaaaaaattgtgatatttaactttttttttaattattcgttttttaggtaatttaaaaaaaatgcattaaaaaaagataaaatataaattttatccaaaaatattagtcaaaattttttctaacttttgaaggcaaaaaaattatcgaaatttttattttttcctttcacatttgttattataaatccgccgtaaaaacaaatagaataaaaaaaaaataaaataagaccccacttgtaaacaattaccaaaaaaaatgaaatacatACTTTCAGAAATAAGATTAGCTGATTTAACACCCTGAGGAGGATTAGCAATGTCAACTCGTTCCAACCAACTGGCTGTTGAGAAACTGGCCAATTTATTGATGTACTTAGAAGAAAGTGTCTTTCCATCAAAGGACAATTTAAGATAAACGTATTTTCCATGACGATATTCAAAGCTGGACTCATCATCAATATAAAGAGTTCCTGAGGCAGAGCCAGACTTGTCTGCGATGACAAACAAAGTGTAGGGATCATTTTTCATAGCCACAGTGCTACGACGTAGTCTCATTTTACGTGGAACAATAGATCCACTTCTCTGGAACACCGGAATGTTGTGAAGAGTCACGGGTATACGTACATTACCCGGAGTTGAGTAATTCTCCATAGTCTCAACGTCATACCAATCATCTTTCCCTTCACCCGGGAAGTAAACATTAACTTCAGTAACAGATGGCTCAAAAACAGGATGTACTAGAATAGAATCACCGACAAGCAATTGGTCGTCAATTGAGAAAGTTTTTACTTCTGAAGGATAATGCGCCCACATTGGTCGTATAACCGGGCTGCCATTAATCTCATGCTCTCTGAATAGCGTGTACCAGAGAGGCAAGTAAGAGTACCTCATCCGAATGGCATCACGTACTATTTTAGTAGTCTCATTATTAAATGTCCAAGGCTCACGTCGTTTGGTTTCAATGTGAGAGTGCTGACGGAAGAATGGTAGCCAAGCGCCGGCTTGGTTCCACCGGATAAACAATTCAGCATCTGGATTTTTAAAGAACCCACCAACGTCAGCTCCGCAGAAAGACATTCCAGCGACTGCTGTTGACAAACACATCGGGTAACTTATACGCAAGTGTTGCCACTCGGCAGTGTTATCACCAGTCCAGACAGCAGCGAAACGTTGCGATCCAGCAAAGTGGGATCTTGTTAGAACAAAAGGTCTCAGAGTACCACCCGAGCGCTTGTACAATGCTTCGTAAGTAACGAGAGTGAACATGAGTCCATTGATGTTATGAACATCTCGGTGCTCCCAGTTGCCATAATGAATCAAATCTTTGGGCATTGTCACCTCAGGACCGTTAAAAACACTTGGTTCGTTCATGTCATTCCAAATGTAAACGTCATTGGTAGTACCATGAAACTTGTCAAGGTCATACTGCTGTCTGAAGTAATCCCTGACTACCGGGTTGAAGAAGTCCAAGTACGAGGACGATCCAGGCCAGCACCAACCTTCGTAATCTTTGTTTTCAGCTGTCTTGACATAGTATCCATTGTCCTCAGCGTCTCTGTGAACAAAGTAACCGCTGTCGCGCTTGATATGCGGGTCGATAATGACTACCAATTTTCTGTGCTTGTTTGTGAGATCTTGGATCATTTTTGTCGGGTTGGAAAACTTGTTGGGGTCCCAAGTGAAGTATTTTTTGCTGTCGGTGTACTCAATGTCCAGCCACATCACGTCCATGGGAATATCATTGGCGTCAAATTGCTCAGCTATTTGGGCGACGTCATCTTGGTCATTGTAGTTCCAGCGAGATTGGTGGTATCCTAAACTAAACATCTGCGGCAATGGAGTGGTTCCGGTTAAAAGAGTGTATTGACGGAATGCGTCAAGTGGTTTTGGTCCCAAGAGGAAGAATACATCAATCACACCTGATTCAGACATGAAATGAGTGTCTACACTGACTTTCTTAGTATTACCAGGCACCAGATTGACAATACTGTCAAAGACGTTGCTGTCAGCGCTGGACTGAATGTCTACCCAGGTTTCAGCAGCGTTATGCCAGAAAACTCCAGACGTGCGTTCTTTACCGTGGGCGTACAGGACAGGTATCGCTCCGTAAAGAGCCATGCGTTCGTTGACTTCATACTCGAAGACGTCCAAATTGTACAGCCTGTAGGGGTCGATGCCTTTGGTTGTCTTTAGAGCGAACGAATCGGCGTGTTGAGGAATTCCGTAAGCATGCTCGGCGTCAGGGAAACTGAAATCTAAAGCAATAGCTTCAGGTCCACGTGGCTTGGAGTCGTGGAAGGACTTGAAGTTTTCTTCCCATGCTCCCTGGTCGTTTTCAGCACCATCGCCTGGATACTGCGGTGCTTCAGTCACTTCTTCGGCTTCAGCGTCCGCTGGCTTCGGAGCCGGCTTAGTACGTAAGTGCTCGAATCTCATAAGACCTCGGGCATTTGTAGAAATTACCAGCTGCTCGTCGGAGTACAGATCTACTTTAAATGGACTGAAGTAAAGTATTACTTTGTTAGAGCCGCTTTTTACGGTCACGTGGTCGCTTGTAGTCTCCACTAACTGCAAGTTTGCGTGTCTTGGAGCTCCTTGCAAAGCATACTCCACCTCGTACCGAGGCTTCAAAGGTTCTTTTTCATTTATGAAAAGCCTAAATGTATTATCTTCAAGTGCTGTTAACTGCAATATATATGGCTTTCCGGTatctttattgaataatattccGTGTaaaattgaatcatttttatctATTGACTCTCGCAAAAGTTCATAAGGTGTTTTACCAGGTTGCACACCACGGCACcgtctaaaaatatttagtcatttattttttaggtttAAGGGGTTATATCTGcttgtaattttgaaaaaatcgaatttttttttttgcatattttgAATGTACATATTGAGGCTTTTCTGACGCAATCTCGTATCTCAAaaatgagataaaaaattaatattcatctaaaaacaatatttatcaattgtattttctaaaaatactatcatatttattattaatctggcttatatttttttttcagtaacgcgtttatagttaattatcaatttttcagttgaacccttttatcttcaaaaatcgagatacGTGGTTGCGTTAAAAAACCATCGATATATTTGAGAATATCGTCCGAAAATTTCACATTGATCCGGCAAATAATTTCGGAGAAATTAGCGTATttgtaaagattttttaacttagtttaaatggttcccaaaacttcaaacgtgtttttttcgaaacgGTGTTTCCAAAGTCGGTGAGGAAAATTTCTCCGAAACGGTTGGACCGATCGGCTTGAAATTTTCACACGATCTTCTTAGATACTTGTATCAGGTAATGATAGATGGAA
Coding sequences within it:
- the LOC123258802 gene encoding probable ATP-dependent RNA helicase DDX17 isoform X4, giving the protein MGRYRSRSRDRDRRRRSRSRSRSRSPRDRRGWGGGGVRDRGSNRGGRNQPGASLRKPRWDLGRLEPFKKDFYVPSDTVLNRDPRYIEQYRSEKEITLRGKCIPNPVFSFEEAGFPDYVMKEIKRQGFKEPTSIQAQGWPIALSGRDMVGIASTGSGKTLSYILPAIVHINSQPKLLRKDGPIALVLAPTRELAQQIQQVADDFGHTSGIRNTCLYGGAPKSSQARDLDSGVEIVIATPGRLLDFLESSRTNLKRCTYLVLDEADRMLDMGFEPQIRKIIEQIRPDRQTLMWSATWPKEVKNLAEDFLKDYAQINVGSLQLSANHNILQIIDVCQDYEKEAKLSTLLKEIMAESENKTIVFIETKRRVDEITRKMKREGWPAVCIHGDKTQQERDWVLQDFRSGKAPILVATDVAARGLDVEDVKFVINFDYPSCSEDYVHRIGRTGRRQKTGTAYTFFTPNNSNKANDLIQVLKEANQVINPKLLELVDSRAGMFGRQKVGFNAGGRNRWRARGPRSGKDRSYSRSRSRSFSKERSNGRGRRSYSRSYSRSRSPVTNRSEFIGKSYWSSER
- the LOC123258804 gene encoding Golgi pH regulator — translated: MGLLEDTFVILITQICFFAGGWVFFVKKLFRDYEVHHRLVQLIFSTTFSLSCTMFELIIFEIIGILDSSSRYFHWNVGLYMLLFMVIVVIPFYIAFFIISNVRFVKLNLIRPLTIFIYLCYLYLFWKIGDPFPILNPKKGLLSIEQGVSRIGVIGVTVMALLSGFGAVNYPYSSMTYFMRPVSYADVQAIEKRLLQTMDMILAKKKRIALAKKSEGISKAETRSRLWGMWSPLTSMKEYTENVKKLEQEVSGLEELSRQLFLEAHDIQNARGRLEWAATWQGKYFNFLGYFFSVYCMWKIFISTINIIFDRVGKKDPVTRGIEIAVHWIGFDIDVTFWSQHISFYLVGCIVVTSIRGLLLTLTKFFYAISSSKSSNIIVLILAQIMGMYFVSSVLLMRMNMPAEYRIIVTQVLGDLQFNFYHRWFDVIFLVSALSSIVFLYLAHKQAPSERML
- the LOC123258802 gene encoding probable ATP-dependent RNA helicase DDX17 isoform X5, whose protein sequence is MGRYRSRSRDRDRRRRSRSRSRSRSPRDRRGWGGGGVRDRGSNRGGRNQPGASLRKPRWDLGRLEPFKKDFYVPSDTVLNRDPRYIEQYRSEKEITLRGKCIPNPVFSFEEAGFPDYVMKEIKRQGFKEPTSIQAQGWPIALSGRDMVGIASTGSGKTLSYILPAIVHINSQPKLLRKDGPIALVLAPTRELAQQIQQVADDFGHTSGIRNTCLYGGAPKSSQARDLDSGVEIVIATPGRLLDFLESSRTNLKRCTYLVLDEADRMLDMGFEPQIRKIIEQIRPDRQTLMWSATWPKEVKNLAEDFLKDYAQINVGSLQLSANHNILQIIDVCQDYEKEAKLSTLLKEIMAESENKTIVFIETKRRVDEITRKMKREGWPAVCIHGDKTQQERDWVLQDFRSGKAPILVATDVAARGLDVEDVKFVINFDYPSCSEDYVHRIGRTGRRQKTGTAYTFFTPNNSNKANDLIQVLKEANQVINPKLLELVDSRAGMFGRQKGGRNRWRARGPRSGKDRSYSRSRSRSFSKERSNGRGRRSYSRSYSRSRSPVTNRSEFIGKSYWSSER
- the LOC123258802 gene encoding probable ATP-dependent RNA helicase DDX17 isoform X3, producing MGRYRSRSRDRDRRRRSRSRSRSRSPRDRRGWGGGGVRDRGSNRGGRNQPGASLRKPRWDLGRLEPFKKDFYVPSDTVLNRDPRYIEQYRSEKEITLRGKCIPNPVFSFEEAGFPDYVMKEIKRQGFKEPTSIQAQGWPIALSGRDMVGIASTGSGKTLSYILPAIVHINSQPKLLRKDGPIALVLAPTRELAQQIQQVADDFGHTSGIRNTCLYGGAPKSSQARDLDSGVEIVIATPGRLLDFLESSRTNLKRCTYLVLDEADRMLDMGFEPQIRKIIEQIRPDRQTLMWSATWPKEVKNLAEDFLKDYAQINVGSLQLSANHNILQIIDVCQDYEKEAKLSTLLKEIMAESENKTIVFIETKRRVDEITRKMKREGWPAVCIHGDKTQQERDWVLQDFRSGKAPILVATDVAARGLDVEDVKFVINFDYPSCSEDYVHRIGRTGRRQKTGTAYTFFTPNNSNKANDLIQVLKEANQVINPKLLELVDSRAGMFGRQKVGFNAGGRNRWRARGPRSGKDRSYSRSRSRSFSKERSNGRGRRSYSRSYSRSRSPVTNRSGKSSASPTEFIGKSYWSSER
- the LOC123258800 gene encoding neutral alpha-glucosidase AB, producing the protein MASLLELSIGILCVILVVNAVDRTNFKTCDQSSFCRRCRGVQPGKTPYELLRESIDKNDSILHGILFNKDTGKPYILQLTALEDNTFRLFINEKEPLKPRYEVEYALQGAPRHANLQLVETTSDHVTVKSGSNKVILYFSPFKVDLYSDEQLVISTNARGLMRFEHLRTKPAPKPADAEAEEVTEAPQYPGDGAENDQGAWEENFKSFHDSKPRGPEAIALDFSFPDAEHAYGIPQHADSFALKTTKGIDPYRLYNLDVFEYEVNERMALYGAIPVLYAHGKERTSGVFWHNAAETWVDIQSSADSNVFDSIVNLVPGNTKKVSVDTHFMSESGVIDVFFLLGPKPLDAFRQYTLLTGTTPLPQMFSLGYHQSRWNYNDQDDVAQIAEQFDANDIPMDVMWLDIEYTDSKKYFTWDPNKFSNPTKMIQDLTNKHRKLVVIIDPHIKRDSGYFVHRDAEDNGYYVKTAENKDYEGWCWPGSSSYLDFFNPVVRDYFRQQYDLDKFHGTTNDVYIWNDMNEPSVFNGPEVTMPKDLIHYGNWEHRDVHNINGLMFTLVTYEALYKRSGGTLRPFVLTRSHFAGSQRFAAVWTGDNTAEWQHLRISYPMCLSTAVAGMSFCGADVGGFFKNPDAELFIRWNQAGAWLPFFRQHSHIETKRREPWTFNNETTKIVRDAIRMRYSYLPLWYTLFREHEINGSPVIRPMWAHYPSEVKTFSIDDQLLVGDSILVHPVFEPSVTEVNVYFPGEGKDDWYDVETMENYSTPGNVRIPVTLHNIPVFQRSGSIVPRKMRLRRSTVAMKNDPYTLFVIADKSGSASGTLYIDDESSFEYRHGKYVYLKLSFDGKTLSSKYINKLASFSTASWLERVDIANPPQGVKSANLISESTINGSLELNYNSNNNVLIIRKPGVNMGEEWSIELIR